In Anopheles arabiensis isolate DONGOLA chromosome 2, AaraD3, whole genome shotgun sequence, the genomic window AGAGAGTTGTAATTATTTTGTACGATGATTTAGGTGCATTTTGgagcaatcacacacacacactctgcttCCCTCcgaaacgcaaaaaaacgaaacgggGCTACTCTTCCAGCAGACGACCTAGTATTGACAGAACGCATATGTGCATTTCAAAGCGACGGCTAATAACGGCCAAgacaccgtgtgtgtgtgtgtgtgtggtggcgcACAAACGTGCGTGCAACGTGGTTTCGCGATGTATTGCTTCTACAGTTAAAAGTGAAtttaattgcaaataaaagttAAGGAAATCAAACCATCGcttgttgtgtttgctgttgccgttgttgctgctgtttgaaatttgaattagtCCAACCGGTTGCTGTGTACCGGGTTGGCACAATTAGGTTGTATGCAAGCTGGCCCGTCACGTAACGTAACGTAACGTAACGTTTTGGTTTGTGTCTTGGCTAACTGCTATTGAGTTTCAATTTTCTAACCGGTTCGTGCATACATAAAGGTTGAAGTGTCTTACATACAATTTGTTAGTTAAATTAtttagtaaataaaaaaatcaaacaaattataggtttaaaaacaaatacatgcTTACCTTGATTGTGCTGCTCTGTGTCTTCTAGGTAGTTCTTTCTTACAACAGATGGCGATCTTCGTGCTGTGATCCGTGACCTCTTCTGGCGCCAGGACATAATTTTACTTATTCCAACTAGCTCGCCACACGCTCTCCTTCAGTCGGCTACTGGTTCGAATCCcgaaactgaaaaaaaacccaaattcCTCTGCCACGTTGCTACTCTTCCGGTGGTGGTCTTCTCTTCTTTCAGTTGCACACAtcccaacaccaccaacacacacctttcggttcggtttcggttatttcgaaaaatgttcttaatatttttattgttgttgttgctgttgctgtttttcgtTCCATTATCTTATGCGATCTTTTCCggcttttttttcaacagGCGTTTTGCTTTAGAGTAAACTTCACGTTGCTTTCATCATCCCGCACCGTCCCCGGACACCAGCGGTGCTGGGTGGCCCGATGATGCCGGTCCTACTAGAATCACTAAATAACCAACCGTTTGCAACTGGCATGCGCTAGAGGCGCTGTAAACACTTTGGATTGTGGGTGAGCTAGTTTCGTTAGTTCTACCACTCCGCGCGCAGAAATGCGTGGCAGTGGACAAAGTTACGTAACGCTGTACACTCCAACGCAATCAGCAGAGCCTACTACTGCAGCAGAACGAACGTCACACCTTGACGTATGACGTGAACGATCCAAAACCCACCCCTATACACTGCTCTGTCAACcgcaaaacaacgcaaaccgatcttaaaagagagaaagcgaaCTAAGATCGGCTCGAAGTACCGTACTTTAAAATACATAATATCATCTGCTTGCCTATATACTACACATACAATGCCTGTAGCGCTTTTGTTAGTTGGACTGAAAGCACGATTTTTGCGCGATACGatgacgcacacacacacaacaaatccCGCAAGCAGagcaagcagcaaaacaaaatcaacaaacaaaaaaaaacgtaaccgGACGGGGGGAAAAACCAATAATGCTCTCTCTATCTAGGTGGTGTTGTGCTGGTGTGTCTGTCCCGCAAGCgacaaacattgcaaaaacaCGTGCTTTTTAACTGTATTTCCATCACATATCTCCGCTAACGCCTTTTGCATCCTCTCGCACTCTTTTCCGCATTCGATATTCGACTATATCACCTTTAACacggttgttgtgttttttttcttcctgccTGTCCTCTCCACTAGCCCGCTATCGCTCTCTCCCCTTGCACTGCCTTTACAATCTCAGACACACTGACGCACACTCGGTACAAGCGGCGACGCGTTCGCACACTGTTTCAACTCTTCCCCGCTTAACCCACTCACGTTGTATACTAAActgcttcacacacacacacacacacacatacactatgTACACGCGAAAAAAAGGGGTGATGGAGAGGGGGATGGGGAGAGGGAAAACCGTGTCGAAAACAATAATCAAGCATCAATTctacaccaaaaacaaaagcggAAGCCGTGGCGGCGGCCACACTGCGCGGGATGGAAAATCGCCTCCCTTCGCCTATACAATTATCCAGTGCccctcacacactcacacacccactTTGCCCTTTTGTACCACTGCAATCCTCCCAACCAGCTGTGATGGGGAAAGGAAATCGGGCTCACTAAACGAAGGGCCCAGCAAAACCTGCCAAAAACCCAAGGcgcgctacacacacacacaagaaaagCCTACCACCGCTCAAGCGACTGTGTAACGACTGTGTGTGCGTTACATTTCCGGTTACCCTGGGCAACCGTCATCATCCAACCCCAGCACAGCATTGCTTCCACACTCCCGTGGCCTTCTTCTCGGGTGGGGTAACTGACATTTTTATTTCGCTTCCAGACTGTAACTGCCTAAATAGTCAACCTCCGCTTTAACCTCCCGACGGTGTCGCATAACTTCTAAAGGAGTTCTGAGACCACAAGGGCCACAACAAATACAAGCCCCaattctgctgctgccgctgctactTTACCATGCCTTTACACGCTCGCTACCATATCACTTGTGATGCTACACTAGGTGCCCTATAGCGCTCTGCTCCTTCGATGGTCGGCTCTGCTGTAAAGTGGGGTGTTTTTGGGGTGGGTGGGGCAACAAACATACAACCCGGACGATTCCTTTATCCGTCCAGCTCCATCACGTTCGGGTCGGTCGTGTTGGTGCTGCCGTCGGACGCGGAACCTGTCATCGGCTCGCTCAGATTGCGACAGTGCGTTAGCACTATCTGGGCCAGCTCCTTCAGCCGCGGGTACGGCTGCGGATGatcgatcagctcctgcagcagctcgaCGCCGTGCTCCTGCTCCACCACCCTGCAGTACTTGGTTGGGTAGACCTGTGCCAAGAAAGCAGGAAACGAGTGTCTTTTAGCCAAAACTGGATTGTCCGACGCGGCCAGGGAACTTACTTTGGTTAGATTCGCCAGCGCCCAGACGGCCCAGTGCTGACACTGGGGCGTATGGTAGCAGCGAATCAACCCGAGGATCGGCTCGAAGCTGCGATAGTTGATGTTCCGCTCCGCCGACAGATCCCACCGCTCGATCGCTTCCACCATGCGCACCAGCACGCTGTACCGGGTCGGTCGCGCGATGGTCCAGGCGTCCGCCCCGTCCGAGGCGATGTGGGCCAGCACACCGGCGGCATTATAGCTAACCTGCAGGGaggaagcaaaaggaaaacggGAAATAAAAGATTGCTCCAATTGGAAAGCGACGCTGCCCATTCATACCTCAATACCGTCGCTGGACGAGTCGAGCAGATCGGAAAACTCGGTTATGAACTCGGTCGTCATCAGGCGTGGCCGCAGCTCCTTCACCTCCGCCACATTGCCCAGCAGACCCATCATGTTGCGCAACAGGTCGTCCCGATCGGGAAACAGCTGCACAGGAAGGAAATAGAAagtaaaaattgaatttaaatacaaaaaaacagctcgGCAGCGGTGCCGCACACCCTCGTACACACCTTTAGACAACCGAGGAAATATTCCATGCCGCGCCCGTCCAGAAACCGCTCGCAGTTCTTGGCCGTCTCGTCGGTCACATTCCACATCGTCGACCAGGCGACTTCCATCACGTCGTCAAAGACACGCCTCGACAATCGATCGTTGATCAAGTTCAACATCGTCTACGTACCGGGGGAATgtgcaaagagagagagagcgagagataaaGAATAAGGAACCATGCAGCAATAGCGAGGTAACGAGTGCCGATGACTCAACGCTGAAACCAAATCGCTTACCGATATAGCACCTAGATCGCCCAGAAACAGCTTCTGGCTGCCGTCCACCTGGCAGGCGAGCGAGTTCAGCAGATAGATGGCGATGCGCTGCACGAACCCTTCCTGCTCGCGGTACGATACGCCGTGTAGCAAAATTTGAACCAACCGCTCGTACTCAAACATCTGCGAAAGTAACGGAGTAACAACACGGAGTGACGTGAACgatgtttgtttcgtttcattacaAAGCAGATAGAGGTAGACGTACCACGTCGAGCGGTATGTTGAACTGGCACAGTGTTAGGCAGCCATTCCGCATCATCGTATCGTCCGTCAGGTGCGTGGACATCCCGTTCAGCAGCGTGTGGATGATGTGGTTTTTCAGCGGCACGCCAAACTTCatcttttcccttcccttcacGATGTAGAACAGGGTGGCACTGGCGAGCGAATGGTAGAGAAAGTGGCGGCAATGTTACAAGCAAACTCTTCTTACTTTGATCTCATTCTCCTGCCGTCTCCAAAACTTACCTGCCACTGATCTGAATGTTCTTCACGCGTATGTGCTTGTCCATCGCGGACAGCACGACATCCAGCGCCTTGTGTATCTGTTTGCACGTCTCGAACCGCAGCAGATGGTACAGGTCGTTCAGTACCTTCGTCAGCAGCTCGTGCCGGTCCTGGTAGGCGACGGCCGCCACCAGTATCTGCTCCTCCGTTGCTTCGCCCGCGATCTAAAACAGACCCAGAAAGTGTTTCGTTAGTCTCTTGCCCTCCATTAAAGAcataatttccttttttttttttgtatcgtacTTACCCTTAGCGCCGGGATGTCGTGCCATTTGCACGCCGAATGGGAGGTGTAGTAGATGCCGAGAAAGTCTAGCGGCCGGTCCACGCGGCTCACCAGCCCCGGGATGTCcgagctgctgccggtgcACGAGCCGGCCCGTTCGGCCACCCCATCGCCGGCCAGATTCGTTCCAGAGATGTCGAGGTGCCGCAGTTTTGGTAGATTCTCAACTAAATTTGCTAGCAACTGGCGCACATGAGAGAGTAAGAGTTAGTAAAAAAGTAATCAACCAGTTTATGGGCAGACACAAGCCGTCGACATACTTTGTTAGGCGTTAGATAGTTGCCGTCGACGTTCGCCCGCGACACGGACAGGTCGAGCGTTTCGAGATTCTTCAGCTTGCACAGCGTGGGAAACTCGTGCTCGAGCGGCCAAACGTTGAACAGGATGAGCGTCCGCAGGTTCGGCAGGTCGACCAGCGCCTTCAGGCTGAACTCGGCAAAGATGCACGCGGTCAGGTCGAGGTGGCACAGCTCGGTCAGGTGGCTGAACTGAATCGTCGGCTGCAGCACCACCCCGTTCAGCTTCAGGCGCTGCAgccggggcagcagcagctggaagTCGATCGGCGTCTTCTCGTTCGGCTCGCTGTGCTTCAGCATGTCGACGAACCGGCCGAGCTCGAGCGACCGCAGCTGCCGGCAGTGCTCGATCAGGATGTTCCAGGACGCGGTCGTGATCTTGTTGCAGTACCACATCGACAGCGAGTTCAGCTGGTGCCGCAGCAGTATGCGCATGCCCTCGTTCGTGATCGTGCTGTTGCGCAGGCTGACATGGCGCAGCGGCGTCTTCTCCGTGTCGCGGAATATCTGGATGAAGCGATCGTTGATGTCCTGCCCGCAGTCCTGCTGGTAGCGGAGGAATCTGCAAAACGGTTTGgaacaaagaaagaaacaaataaattaaaactcaTGGAGCTTCATCTCAGCTCTGCATTGCTTCTTACGCCCGAAAGATTCATTGTTTGgaacaaagaaagaaacaaataaattaaaactcaTGGAGCTTCATCTCAGCTCTGCATTGCTTCTTACGCCCGAAAGGAAGGATTCAATCCCGCGCGTGTACGAattacacattcacacacattcCCATGCTAAAAATATGATTCGATaataaatatgataaaaatatgaaagatTCATTGTTTGgaacaaagaaagaaacaaataaattaaaactcaTGGAGCTTCATCTCAGCTCTGCATTGCTTCTTACGCCCGAAAGGAAGGATTCAATCCCGCGCGTGTACGAattacacattcacacacattcccatgctaaaaatatgcaaaacagCTGGAACACGTTTGGCACAGctatttttgccattttgttccatttcatACCAATGTActgccatgtgtgtgtgctgctaaCGCAGGGAGGAAAGGAGCTTTGGAATGTCGCCGGTTCTTAGCTGGCAGAGGTCGGTCGCTCAGACCACAAACCGGGCGTATTTTGCCCATCAAGAATGCACAACAGGCAGGCAAGCAAGCGTTTGCTTTGCTCCGTTAAATCACAAatcacaaaaccacaaaagaCGGCGACGAGAAGCTCTTGATTCCACAAATAGATTAATTTCACACTGTCAGAGCCATAAAAGATGGGAGGAATGTTCCAACCCACCCTTGCCCATTGTGTCCATACATTTAAGCAGCCAAAATAATGTATTCTTCCAACCAAAATGCTGTACACCGTCGTTTAGTGCCAAGAACAAGAATACGTCATCATTTAGCGCATCCGATATAAAGACAACCAAACCGAGGCAGCGAAACAAAGCGCCACATGACATCATTAGGGTGCAGTAAATTTCGCGATCTGACGGACTGTAACGAAAAagcgttacaaaaaaaaacccttgtgCAAAAACAAGCGGCCACTTACACGCCTCCTCTTCCTCACTCGCACCTCCACACGCGCGTGTGTTATTTTTGCCCAACGGCTCGCGAAAATATGCGACgacgacacaacaacaaacgatcAACCGAGAAGGTCAACgggaaaaatttataaaaaaaacccctccgaCACTTCACAATATTTCGCGGTCGTAATCATCATTCATTTCCCATGACcttgcccacacacacacacacacacatatacggcCACGCACAAACGAAATTTTCAATCGACCGAAAGGAAAACCAAGGCGGAACTGCCAGCTGAGAGGGTGCGATGGAAAACGGTtcagcagagagagagagagagagtaaatcAATTAAGCTACCGTGAAAATCACTGCGATGATGATGCCCAACGCCAATGATTGAAACGGTTTGATTAGTGATGTTAGCAGCCTAAACACGGCTAGCTTATCGTTTAGCTGAGATGAGGCGCAGTGGCaaaagaaacagagagagagagagagaagaaattaattcatttaatCAATTAAACAGGCTCACAAGCCCGGTCGTGTGCCTCGTCGCTATAACAAGGCTGCTGGTTAAGCGCAACCGAACAACCGAACAACGATTATTAGCAAAGCATCCACAAGCAATAAGGAACAACAGCTTCCAAAATTAATAGATTCAATTTCTACCTGAGGACAGTGATTTCCCATCAAAGAGTCTCTACCGGGAGGCTCTCTCCCATCGATCTACTTAAGCAAAGAGCAAGGCACTCAAGCAACACCTTAATTCCCGCGTCGTTCaccttttaatttaattccaaTGCCACAAGCCAATATATCCGGAATAGGCCGTAAACTCTGCATTGATAACGACACTGTCTCCTTGATTTAATAATCAATTCTGCACAATATTGTTCTTTGccaaacaacaataaacacacacatacaaccaaCGATCAAGGTTTGATCAC contains:
- the LOC120908783 gene encoding protein zer-1 homolog; the protein is MLGRVRLKENGIMDEELPTLMELSIRFMAKNLHVICNTDPVTHQLELKDDVVVPNEICDRFLRYQQDCGQDINDRFIQIFRDTEKTPLRHVSLRNSTITNEGMRILLRHQLNSLSMWYCNKITTASWNILIEHCRQLRSLELGRFVDMLKHSEPNEKTPIDFQLLLPRLQRLKLNGVVLQPTIQFSHLTELCHLDLTACIFAEFSLKALVDLPNLRTLILFNVWPLEHEFPTLCKLKNLETLDLSVSRANVDGNYLTPNKLLANLVENLPKLRHLDISGTNLAGDGVAERAGSCTGSSSDIPGLVSRVDRPLDFLGIYYTSHSACKWHDIPALRIAGEATEEQILVAAVAYQDRHELLTKVLNDLYHLLRFETCKQIHKALDVVLSAMDKHIRVKNIQISGSATLFYIVKGREKMKFGVPLKNHIIHTLLNGMSTHLTDDTMMRNGCLTLCQFNIPLDVMFEYERLVQILLHGVSYREQEGFVQRIAIYLLNSLACQVDGSQKLFLGDLGAISTMLNLINDRLSRRVFDDVMEVAWSTMWNVTDETAKNCERFLDGRGMEYFLGCLKLFPDRDDLLRNMMGLLGNVAEVKELRPRLMTTEFITEFSDLLDSSSDGIEVSYNAAGVLAHIASDGADAWTIARPTRYSVLVRMVEAIERWDLSAERNINYRSFEPILGLIRCYHTPQCQHWAVWALANLTKVYPTKYCRVVEQEHGVELLQELIDHPQPYPRLKELAQIVLTHCRNLSEPMTGSASDGSTNTTDPNVMELDG